A portion of the Novosphingobium sp. KA1 genome contains these proteins:
- a CDS encoding outer membrane protein → MRHLPLLLCAAFVSPAATLAVTFATPALADEAYVEGTGGVIWNREDTHAVAGAAVGYDVDLGERFFVGAEGLAEKTLADDTRVVWGVGGRVGARVLPGAKLYAAANWQTKDCRECGSAVGLSTGWEQDLTKSVYAKLEYKHVLIGDGEPDADMVAVGLGYKF, encoded by the coding sequence ATGCGCCACCTGCCCCTGCTGCTTTGCGCGGCATTCGTTTCGCCCGCCGCTACCCTCGCCGTTACTTTCGCCACCCCCGCGCTTGCCGATGAGGCTTATGTCGAAGGCACCGGCGGCGTGATCTGGAACCGCGAGGATACCCATGCCGTCGCCGGCGCGGCGGTGGGCTATGACGTAGATCTGGGCGAGCGTTTCTTCGTCGGGGCCGAAGGCCTTGCGGAAAAGACGCTTGCCGATGATACCCGCGTGGTCTGGGGCGTGGGCGGCCGTGTCGGCGCCCGCGTGCTGCCGGGCGCCAAGCTCTACGCGGCGGCGAACTGGCAGACCAAGGACTGCCGCGAATGCGGCAGCGCGGTCGGCCTCAGCACCGGCTGGGAGCAGGACCTCACCAAAAGCGTCTACGCCAAGCTCGAATACAAGCACGTGCTGATCGGCGACGGCGAACCCGATGCCGACATGGTCGCCGTGGGGCTGGGCTACAAGTTCTAG
- a CDS encoding UDP-2,3-diacylglucosamine diphosphatase gives MRNDMQALLERGAYGLGGGDGGGNIPAWLDLPDPKGFRPKRKYETVWISDIHLGTRGCNAEMLVDFLRSVECRTLYLVGDIVDGWRLSKGWYWPDAHNEVIRRILKMAHRGTRVVFVAGNHDEMLRDYAGLTFGGVELVLEAVHETKDGRRLLVTHGDAFDGVVLYHKWLAFLGDKAYGALLRANIVFNAVRRKLKMPYWSLSAYMKKKVKNAVQYVCSFEEAVATEAINRGFDGVVCGHIHCAEIREFGGITYYNDGDWVESCTALVEDAAGHLSILDWIAETGGHTAPADAHLEAAE, from the coding sequence ATGCGCAACGACATGCAGGCTCTTCTCGAACGCGGTGCCTACGGCCTTGGCGGCGGTGATGGCGGCGGCAATATTCCGGCCTGGCTGGACTTGCCCGATCCCAAGGGCTTCCGCCCCAAGCGCAAGTACGAAACCGTTTGGATTTCCGACATCCACCTCGGCACGCGCGGCTGCAATGCCGAGATGCTGGTGGACTTCCTGCGCTCGGTCGAGTGCAGGACGCTTTATCTGGTGGGCGACATCGTCGACGGCTGGCGGCTTTCCAAGGGCTGGTACTGGCCCGACGCACACAACGAGGTGATCCGCCGCATCCTCAAGATGGCGCACCGCGGCACGCGCGTGGTCTTTGTGGCCGGCAACCATGACGAGATGCTGCGCGACTATGCGGGCCTCACCTTCGGCGGTGTCGAACTGGTGCTGGAAGCGGTGCACGAAACCAAGGACGGCCGCCGCCTGCTGGTGACGCATGGCGATGCCTTCGACGGCGTGGTGCTCTACCACAAGTGGCTCGCGTTCCTGGGCGACAAGGCCTACGGCGCGCTGCTGCGGGCGAACATCGTGTTCAACGCGGTGCGCCGCAAGCTGAAGATGCCCTACTGGTCGCTCTCGGCCTACATGAAAAAGAAGGTCAAGAACGCCGTCCAGTACGTCTGCAGCTTCGAGGAAGCGGTGGCCACGGAAGCCATCAACCGCGGCTTCGACGGCGTGGTTTGCGGCCATATCCACTGTGCGGAAATCCGCGAATTCGGCGGCATCACCTATTACAACGACGGCGACTGGGTGGAAAGCTGCACGGCGCTGGTGGAAGACGCGGCGGGACACCTTTCGATCCTCGACTGGATCGCGGAAACCGGAGGGCACACCGCCCCGGCGGACGCCCATCTGGAGGCCGCCGAGTGA
- a CDS encoding response regulator transcription factor: protein MKRIDIFLACELSGGLAAFRHDDFDVVLHRWHDSGELPLIEGALWVFIDWVLPEMSGLELCRRLRADGLTQNAHVTMVLEEDNQEDRKRALRMGADDYIVGPLTRGALLDRVLGANIGEQESIGLRVLAQGELSVDVAAFQARWQGKPIALMPNELRLLRYFIEHPGRVFTRTQLIAALGKQEPAVDERTVDVWIGRLRRALKGVGAGNPLRTVRSLGYVFDTA from the coding sequence ATGAAGCGGATCGATATCTTCCTGGCATGCGAGCTTTCCGGCGGACTCGCGGCCTTTCGTCATGACGATTTCGACGTCGTGCTGCATCGCTGGCACGACAGCGGAGAGCTGCCGCTGATCGAAGGCGCGCTCTGGGTGTTCATCGACTGGGTGCTGCCGGAAATGTCCGGCCTCGAACTGTGCCGCCGCCTGCGCGCCGACGGGCTGACGCAGAATGCCCATGTGACGATGGTGCTGGAAGAGGACAACCAGGAAGACCGCAAGCGCGCGCTGCGCATGGGCGCGGACGACTATATCGTCGGCCCGCTGACCCGCGGCGCCCTGCTCGACCGGGTGCTGGGCGCCAATATCGGCGAACAGGAAAGCATCGGGCTGCGGGTGCTGGCCCAGGGTGAACTCTCGGTCGACGTCGCCGCCTTCCAGGCGCGCTGGCAGGGCAAGCCGATCGCGCTGATGCCCAACGAGCTACGCCTGCTGCGTTATTTCATCGAGCACCCCGGCCGCGTGTTCACCCGCACCCAGCTGATCGCCGCGCTCGGCAAGCAGGAACCGGCGGTGGACGAACGCACCGTGGACGTGTGGATCGGCCGCCTGCGCCGCGCCCTCAAGGGCGTGGGCGCGGGCAACCCGCTGCGCACCGTGCGCTCGCTGGGGTATGTCTTCGATACGGCCTAG
- a CDS encoding glycosyltransferase family 1 protein: MKLTLATDAWLPQVNGVVRSLTTTLDELTRRGHEVDTLTPDLFLTVPMPGYASIRLAMAPRFGVRRMLDRTRPDIVHIATEGPIGWAARGWCLSRGVPFTSAFHTRFPEYASVRTGISAERFWPIMQRFHAPSQAVLVSTQSLAAELAGRGIGHTRRWSRGIDHTLFRAEGPRHPLMAALPGPVMLNVGRVAPEKNLEAFLDADVPGSKVVVGDGPALDSLKRRYPHVHFLGALAGKELASAYRTADCFVFPSLTDTFGLVVIEALACGTPVASFPVTGPVDILGLDGCGVDEPLARPAGGVDKDLAVAIRAALKVERMDAAALGAQFSWERATDQFLAALTAALEGDRGLLSAA; this comes from the coding sequence GTGAAGCTGACGCTGGCGACCGACGCCTGGCTCCCCCAGGTCAACGGCGTCGTCCGCTCGCTCACCACCACTCTGGATGAGCTTACCCGGCGCGGTCACGAAGTCGATACGCTGACGCCGGACCTGTTCCTGACCGTGCCGATGCCGGGTTACGCCTCGATCCGCCTCGCCATGGCACCGCGTTTCGGGGTGCGGCGCATGCTCGACCGGACCCGGCCCGACATCGTCCATATTGCCACCGAAGGCCCGATCGGCTGGGCCGCGCGCGGCTGGTGCCTCTCGCGCGGGGTGCCGTTCACTTCCGCGTTCCACACGCGCTTTCCCGAATATGCCTCGGTGCGCACCGGGATCAGCGCCGAGCGGTTCTGGCCGATCATGCAGCGCTTCCATGCCCCGAGCCAGGCGGTTCTGGTCTCCACCCAGAGCCTCGCCGCCGAACTCGCCGGGCGCGGTATCGGCCATACCCGGCGCTGGAGCCGGGGCATCGACCACACCCTGTTCCGCGCCGAGGGCCCGCGTCACCCGCTGATGGCCGCGCTGCCGGGGCCGGTCATGCTCAATGTCGGCCGCGTGGCGCCGGAAAAGAACCTCGAAGCCTTCCTCGACGCCGATGTGCCGGGCAGCAAGGTGGTGGTGGGCGACGGTCCGGCGCTGGACAGCCTGAAGCGCCGCTATCCGCATGTCCACTTCCTCGGCGCGCTGGCGGGCAAGGAACTGGCAAGCGCCTACCGCACCGCCGATTGCTTCGTGTTTCCCAGCCTGACCGACACCTTCGGCCTCGTGGTGATCGAGGCGCTGGCCTGCGGCACACCGGTCGCCAGTTTCCCGGTGACCGGGCCGGTCGACATCCTTGGCCTTGACGGCTGCGGGGTGGACGAACCGCTGGCCCGTCCGGCAGGCGGCGTGGACAAAGACCTTGCCGTGGCCATTCGCGCTGCCCTGAAGGTCGAACGCATGGATGCGGCCGCGCTCGGCGCGCAGTTTTCGTGGGAGCGGGCCACCGATCAGTTCCTCGCGGCGCTGACGGCGGCGCTGGAGGGCGATCGCGGACTGCTCAGCGCGGCGTAA
- a CDS encoding IclR family transcriptional regulator — protein sequence MAEGVQVTERRAASPQSVTRVIRLLEALCASSEPVSLADLSRRLATPKSSLAALLRGLADEGFVIGSDAMWRLGPGAFGLGSALTEARRRLQSSDLIRDGMRRLSTASGETVLLAVGDMQGESMTYVDLVESAHVVRYLVAIGDRRPFYATAGGRALLATCSAEAVESYLKRLNAQRLAPTTLVDRAGLRTAIEAAREQGYAQTVDQAAEGVTGTAAVIRDAAGQVLGALVIAAPTARAGDRLAELARLVVAEAALISRSLGFR from the coding sequence ATGGCAGAAGGTGTGCAAGTGACGGAACGGCGGGCGGCCTCGCCGCAGTCGGTAACGCGGGTGATCCGCCTGCTGGAAGCGCTCTGCGCCAGCAGCGAGCCGGTGTCGCTGGCCGATCTCAGCCGCCGCCTCGCCACGCCCAAGAGCAGCCTTGCCGCCCTGCTGCGCGGCCTTGCCGACGAGGGTTTCGTGATCGGCAGCGACGCCATGTGGCGGCTCGGCCCCGGCGCTTTCGGGCTGGGCAGCGCGCTGACCGAGGCCCGGCGGCGGCTCCAGAGTTCGGACCTGATCCGCGACGGCATGCGCCGCCTGAGCACCGCCAGCGGCGAGACGGTGCTGCTCGCGGTCGGCGATATGCAGGGCGAGAGCATGACTTATGTCGATCTCGTCGAAAGCGCGCATGTGGTGCGGTATCTCGTTGCCATCGGTGACCGGCGCCCGTTCTATGCAACCGCGGGCGGCCGCGCGCTGCTGGCGACCTGCTCGGCCGAGGCGGTGGAGAGCTACCTCAAGCGGCTCAACGCCCAGCGCCTCGCGCCGACAACCTTGGTGGACCGCGCCGGGCTGCGCACAGCGATAGAGGCGGCGCGGGAGCAGGGTTATGCGCAGACGGTCGATCAGGCGGCGGAAGGCGTTACCGGCACGGCGGCGGTGATCCGCGATGCGGCGGGGCAGGTCCTCGGCGCGCTGGTGATCGCCGCGCCGACCGCGCGCGCGGGGGACCGGCTGGCGGAATTGGCGCGATTGGTCGTGGCGGAAGCGGCGCTGATCTCCCGCAGCCTGGGGTTCCGGTAG